In one window of Bombus vancouverensis nearcticus chromosome 10, iyBomVanc1_principal, whole genome shotgun sequence DNA:
- the LOC143303284 gene encoding uncharacterized protein LOC143303284, with translation MLPCKFINVDTRCTIDDVFLMQELKKNESKKDIKHDYVSSTVVSNLEVIETMSNITELSMVSEGEFHKSGQLIYGNEPLKYENKSLNKFQSDVIDQVDILTKQNIEKSNALTKYPSKVDHVYEEVNALECDIMDYYEKYSPTTAKTLINTLFLPLHKICKKCANLQSSPVYSDLLIYAKKPLYAKEVYLLQQNETLQFRYCSEGGKHDNTLYLQYNNVQHCLLLHNYLKTNASSIFYFYGSPQDIFDLKTTLKTSILVINSNTKGIVNTELYHRCTSNFYTRISNNGIAPAAFRMDHANIIRSIKHVEYDTDLQNWMNYRNDVFRSHNLKQDDVVDHRANRSSLLLLEPLLLMPELGNSRYRHRKNRISQSEHIKIVKIVIAYTLSFFILATITFYIVYFT, from the coding sequence ATGCTACCGTGCAAATTTATAAATGTTGACACCAGATGTACAATTGATGACGTTTTCTTAATGCAAGAActtaagaaaaatgaaagtaaaaaagaCATTAAACATGATTATGTATCTTCTACTGTTGTTAGCAATTTGGAAGTAATTGAAACTATGTCAAATATAACAGAATTGTCAATGGTATCAGAAGGTGAATTTCATAAATCAGGACAACTTATATATGGAAATGAACCTTTAAAATACGAGAATAAATctctaaataaatttcaaagtgATGTAATTGACCAAGTTGATATATTAACAAAACAAAACATAGAGAAAAGTAATGCATTGACGAAATACCCATCAAAAGTGGATCACGTTTATGAGGAAGTCAATGCTCTTGAATGTGATATCATGgattattatgaaaaatatagCCCTACAACGGCGAAAACTTTGATAAATACACTTTTTCTTCCTCTACATAAAATTTGTAAGAAATGCGCCAATTTACAAAGCAGTCCAGTATATTCTGATCTTTTGATATATGCAAAGAAGCCTTTATATGCGAAGGAAGTCTATTTACTGCAACAAAACGAAACTTTACAGTTTAGGTATTGTTCAGAAGGTGGTAAACATGACAATACATTATATTTACAGTACAATAACGTTCAGCACTGTTTACTACTTCATAATTACTTAAAAACTAATGCTTCTAGTATATTCTATTTTTATGGCTCACCACAGGatatttttgatttaaaaaCAACATTAAAAACAAGTATCCTTGTTATAAATAGCAATACGAAAGGAATAGTAAATACAGAGTTATATCATCGTTGTACAAGTAATTTTTATACAAGGATATCAAATAATGGTATTGCACCTGCAGCGTTTCGTATGGATCATGCTAATATTATACGCTCTATAAAacacgttgaatacgatactgATTTGCAAAACTGGATGAATTATCGTAACGATGTATTTCGATCACACAATCTCAAACAAGATGATGTAGTTGATCATCGCGCGAACAGAtctagtttattattattagaaccACTACTGTTAATGCCAGAATTAGGAAATTCTAGGTATAGGCACAGAAAAAATCGTATTTCACAATCAGAGCacataaaaatagtaaaaatagtAATTGCCTAtactctttctttcttcatttTAGCAACAATCACATTTTATATAGTTTATTTcacttaa